The region CATCACCCCGGGCCAGTCGAACGCCGGCATCATCCCGGGCGACATCACGAAGCCGGGCCGCATCGGCCTGGTCTCGAAGTCCGGCACGCTGACGTACCAGATGATGTACGAGCTCCGTGACATCGGTTTCTCGTCCGCCGTCGGCATCGGTGGCGACCCGATCATCGGTACGACGCACATCGACGCGCTCGCCGCGTTCGAGGCCGACCCCGACACCGACCTGATCGTCATGATCGGTGAGATCGGCGGCGACGCCGAGGAGCGTGCGGCGGACTTCATCGCCAAGAACGTGACGAAGCCGGTCGTCGGCTACGTCGCCGGCTTCACCGCGCCCGAGGGCAAGACCATGGGCCACGCCGGCGCCATCGTCTCCGGCTCCTCCGGCACGGCCGCCGCGAAGAAGGAGGCCCTCGAGGCCGCCGGCGTCAAGGTCGGCAAGACGCCGACCGAGACGGCGAAGCTGGCCCGCGAGATCCTCGCCGGCTGACCTTCCTCTCCAGGCTGGACCTTCTCCAGACTGAACGGGCTCGCATCCCCACGGGGGTGCGAGCCCGTCGTCGTACCCGGCTCAGCCTGCCTCCGGAACCAGCCGCTCCGGCCCGCTGACCATCTCCCCCTTGAGCTTGGCGCGCAGGGCCAGCTCCTCCGCGGACAGCGGCCCGGGCGCGACCCGGGGCGGCACCCCGTGCACCGTGGCGCCGGGCGCCAGCGGCGGCTCGTAGTGGTCCGGGGCCGTACGGAGCGTCAGTGTCGTGGCGCCGATGAGGACGACCGTGAAGGCGATGGCGGCGCGGGTCCAGTGCCGGGCGCGCTGCTCTCCGCCCCAGCGGACCGTGGTGGGCTTCGCAGCGCGCAGCCGCTCGGCGGAGGCGACCTCGGCGAGTCGCCGGTGCAACTCCTTCGGCTCCGCCAGCTCCGGCAGCCGTGTGGCCACGGCCTCGCGCGCGTGCAGCAGCCGGTTGGCCGCCGCGGGCGTGCTCGCCTCCGTCTCGGCCGCGGTCTCCGGCAGATTGAGCCCGACCCCGTCGTAGAGCAGCAGGGTCCGCCGGTACACGGGCGGCAGCTGCAGGAGTACGTCGAGCAGCGCGCGGTCCGCGGGGGCGGCGGGCGGCGGCTCCGGGTTGCGGTGCCGGGGGCGCAGCCTGTGCCAGGGCGAGAGCGCGAACTCGTACGCCGTCGCCCGCACCCACCCCGCCGGATCGCGGTCCATGGCCACCTCGGGCCAGCGGTGCCAGGCCAGCTGGAAGGCGCGCTCCACCGACTCGCGCGCCAGTTCGCGCCGACCGGTGAGCAGGTAGGTCTGCCGTACGAGGGCAGGGGCGCAGAACGCGTAGAGGGCGTCGAAGGCCTGATCGGGCGTCAGGGAGGGGGAAAGGGGTTCGAGTTCGGCATCGGGGCCGAGCTCGGGTTTGGGGCCGAGTGCGGGATCACGGCCGAGTGCGGGCTCGGGTTGGGGGGCGAGTTCGGGGGCGGGTGGGGTTTCGGAGGGCGGCTCGGGGGTGGGTTCGGCGCGGTCGGGGGACGTCTGTACGGGGCCGGTGGCGGCGCCGACCAGGGCGGGAGCCGGGGTCTCCTGACGGGGGGTCACCTCCTCGGCGCCCGTCAGCAGTCGTGCGTACGCGTCTCGTGTCGTGCCGCGTGGCGTCGTACGGCCGTTCTCCCACGAGCGCACCGTCGCACGGGTGACGCCCACCGCGGCCGCGACGTCGGCCTGGCTCAGCGACTGGGCCTCGCGCAGGCGGCGGCGTTCTTTGGGGGAGGGCAGCGGGGTCTCAGGGGTGCGTGTCATGTCGGACCCCACAGGGTGCCCCTTAGTACGAAAAGGTACATAGCTGCATATTGAGCGACACATCCGAGGTTCGCCTGTTACGACGAGAAAGCGCGTGTCGTTGGGAGCATGGCGGGCGTGACCCAAATGACCGACCGCAGACTGTCGTTGTCGCCCCTGCTCACCCGGATGCGCCACCGTTCACCCGGACTGGGCGCCAGCCTCCTGGGTGGCGCCCTCGCGGCGGGGCTCGGACTCGGCTCGTTCGCCGTCCTCGTCATGATGCTGTGGATCAGCTCGCCCTATCCGGACAGCGGACCGAGTGGATCGCTGCACGTGGCCGCCGCGTTGTGGCTGCTCGCGCACGGCGTGGAGCTGATCCGCACCGAGACCCTGTCGGGCCTGCCCATGCCGGTGGGTGTGACACCGCTGCTGCTGGTCGTCCTGCCCGTGTGGCTGCTGTACCGGGCGGTGCGCGGCGTGGCGGACGCCGAGGCCGAGGCGGAGCCGGGCACGGTGTGGACGGGGGTCGTCGGGGGCTATCTGACGGTCGGACTGGCGGCCGCGCTGTACTGCTCGGGCGGGGAGTTGCGGCCTTCGTGGGTGTGGACCGCCGGATGTCTGCCGTTGCTCGCCGGGAGTGCGGCGGGGGTGGGGGTGTGGGCGGCGTACGGACGCGCCGGCTTCCCTGTGCCCGCGCGGGTCCGGCGGTTGCTCGCCGTGTTGCCCGCCGGCGTACGCCGTTGCGCGCCCCAATTCTTCGGGGCCTCGGCGCGGGCGGCCGGGGCCGGGGCGGCGGTGCTCGTCGGGGGTGGCTCGCTGTTGGTGGCGGTGTCGCTGGTGTGGCACGGCGATACCGTCCGGGACTCGTTCGCGCAGCTCACCGAGGTGTGGTCGGGACGGTTCGCGGTACTGCTGCTCTGTCTGGCGCTCGTGCCGAACGCGGCGGTGTGGGGGGCCGCGTACGGGCTCGGGCCCGGGGTCGTGCTGGGGGCCGGGCATGTCGTGGGGCCGTTGTCCGCGGCGGGGCCGGGGCCGTTGCTGCCGGCGTTTCCGTTGCTGGCGGCGGTGCCGGTGCCGGTGCCCGAGGCGGTGCCCGGGGCGGTGTGGAGTGAGGTGGGGATGGGGGTGCCGGTGGTGGCGGGGATGACGGTGGCGTGGTTCCTGGTGACCGCGGGGGCGCCGAGGGAGGGGCGTGAGGCCTGGTCGTGCGGGCGGGTCGTGGTGGGGGGGGGGGTCGCGGCCGTGTTGTGCGGGCTGGTGATGGCGGTGCTGGCCGGGGTGGCGGGTGGGCCGTTGGGGGTGGCGGCGTTGGCTCACTTCGGGCCGGTGTGGTGGCAGGTGGGGGGAGCGGTGGTGGTTTGGACGGTGGGGGTGGGGGTTCCTGTGGGGGTGGGGTTGTGGGGGTGGGGGCTTTGGCGGCGACGAGAGTTTTCTTGGTCTGCGTGGCTCACTCGGCCCTCGTGGCCCTCGTGGGGGGCGTGGCGGTCGTGGTTCCGGGTGCGGCGGTCGCGTGGTGAGGGGGGTCAGGTGGAGCCGGTTGCGAAGGGGGAGCCGACTCCTGCGGTGGGGGTGACTTCGACGGTGGGGGCGGGTCCGGGTTCGGGTTCGGCTCGGGATCCGAGCCTGGAGCCGTATGACCTCTTGCCCTCTGATGACATGGGGTGAGTGAGGAGCCCTCGGTTTCCTCGCCCCCGCCGCCCCTACCCATTCCCATCCCCCGGGGCTGCGCCCCAGACCCCGCCCGGGGCTGCGCCCCAGACCCCGCCCGGGGCTGCGCCCCAGACCCCGCCCGGGGCAGGTTGATGTTGCTGCGGGTGCGTGGGGGCTGGGCGCGCCGTTCCCCGCGTCCCTGACGGGGCGCGGGGCCATGCCCGCCTGTCCGCGTTTGCGCTAGCCGCGGGTGCCCAAGACGCCTCTCAGGTCCTTCGGGAGGAGGTCGTTGCAGGACTGTTTGGCGGCGTTGGTGAGGGCGTCGTTCGTGCAGGAGTAGTAGTCGCTGTACACGAGCTGCGCGGTGAAGGTCGCGGCGACCATGATGATGGCCAGGAACGCGGTGACGAGGCCGCTCACCGCGGCGGTCGTCTGGGGGCGGGTGTTCGCCTCGGGGGCCGGGGTGTCCGGGTCCTGCGCGCGGGGCTTGGCGCGCAGTGCGCTGCCGCCCCAGTACACGGCGAGCGCGCCGAGCAGCAGCGCCACGTACGGCCAGCTGAACAGGGCGAAGAAGAACGCCCACATGCCGGAGAGCAGCGCGTAGCGCGCGCGGCGCTGGGCGGGGTCCGTCGGGTCCCAGCGCATTCCGGAGCCCGGCCCACCGCCGGGACCTTCCGGGCCGCCCTGGCCCTGCGGAGCCCCGGGACGGTCGCCGAAACCGCCGCCGGACGAACGTCCCGGCTGCCGGTCGCTCCACTGACTGCCCCATGGGGACTGTCCGGGGTCGGAACCGTCGTTCTCGTTCGAGCCCTGGCCGGACGCGGGACGTCGAGGCTGCCAGGGGCGGTCGGGCGTGCCCTCCGGCGGCGGAGCGAAGGGATTGTCGTCGGAGTCGGAGTCGGAGCCCGTGCCGGAGTCTGTGTTCGGGCCGCGTCCGCCCGCGGAACCGTTCCCACCCGCGGGCGTGTCCCCGCTCTCCCGCGGCGGGGTAGGCGAAGGGCGCCGCTCGCGCAGCAGCAGCGGAGGGAGTCGGAGACTGCGGTCCGGCATCAGGTGTGCGTCTTCCCCTTGGTGGTGTTCTGGCGGGCGGCGTGTCCACACGGCATCGTGCTCGCGACGCGCACCCCGAGCGTCCTTCCCGGGGCTCGCACCCCGGGCGTTCGTTTTCAGGATCAGGACCCGGGATTCGCACCCTGGATACCGCTCCACGGAGTCCCTGCCCCGGGTTTTCCGTCCGAGGCCCGCGCCCCGGACGTTCGCTCCCGGGGCTCGTACCCCGAACGTTCTACCCGTCCCAGGTCAACGTCCCAAGCGCACAGGGCGTTCCCCGTGCTGAACGGTGTTCCCGGGAGGATCCACCGCAGACGCTACCTTCCGGCCACGCCCCCGTCCCGTGGGGGCCGCCCGGTGTGCCGGTATCGTTGCTGACGGTCGGCCGCTTTGTAGACTTCCCTGTATCCAGGGGCGCGAAGCATTCGTACGACCGTACAAACGCTCCCCCGAGAAAGGGCCCCGTCGTGGCCAAGACCAAGCGCCTTGTCGTGCTGGTCTCCGGATCAGGCACGAATCTGCAGGCACTGCTCGACGGCATCGCCGCGGCCGGGCCGGAGGCCTACGGGGCCGAGATCGTGGCCGTGGGCGCCGACCGGGACGGCATCGAAGGGCTCGCCCGGGCCGAGCGGGCCGGGATCCCGACCTTCGTCCGCCGCGTCAAGGACTACGACACCCGGGACGAGTGGGACGGCGCGCTCGCCGAGGCCGTCTCCGACCACGAGCCCGACCTGGTGGTCTCCGCGGGGTTCATGAAGATCGTGGGGAAGGAATTCCTCGCCCGGTTCGGTGGGCGGTTCGTCAACACGCATCCCGCCCTGCTGCCGAGTTTCCCGGGGGCCCACGGCGTACGCGACGCGCTCGCGTACGGCGCGAGGGTCACCGGCTGCACCGTCCACTTCGTCGACGACGGCGTCGACACCGGACCGATCATCGCTCAGGGCGTGGTGGAGGTCCGGGACGAGGACGACGAGAGCGCGCTGCACGAGCGCATCAAGGAAGTCGAGCGAAGACTGCTCGTCGATGTCGTGGGGCGGCTCGCCCGCAACGGCTATCGCATTGAGGGACGAAAGGTAGTTATCCAGTGACCGCCGACAGCACAGTCACGGCCGAGAGCACCGAGGGCACCAAGCGGGTCATCCGGCGCGCGCTCGTCAGCGTCTACGACAAGGCCGGGCTCGAAGAGCTTGCCCGCGGGCTGCACGAGGCCGGTGTCGAGCTCGTCTCCACCGGCTCCACCGCCGCCAAGATCGCCGCGGCCGGGGTCCCCGTCGTCAAGGTCGAGGACCTGACCGGCTTCCCCGAGTGCCTCGACGGCCGCGTCAAGACCCTGCACCCCAAGGTCCACGCCGGCATCCTCGCCGACCTGCGGCTGCCCGACCACCAGCGGCAGCTGGAAGAGCTGGGCGTCAAGCCGTTCGACCTCGTCGTCGTCAACCTCTACCCCTTCCGTGAGACCGTCGCCTCGGGCGCGACGCCCGACGAGTGCGTCGAGCAGATCGACATCGGCGGCCCCTCGATGGTCCGTGCCGCCGCCAAGAACCACCCGTCCGTGGCCGTCGTCACCAGCCCCGACCGTTACGGCGA is a window of Streptomyces sp. NBC_00271 DNA encoding:
- the sucD gene encoding succinate--CoA ligase subunit alpha: MAIFLNKDSKVIVQGMTGATGMKHTKLMLADGTNIVGGVNPRKAGTSVDIDGTEIPVFGTVAEAMEKTGANVSVLFVPPAFAKAAVVEAIDAEIPLAVVITEGIAVHDSAAFWAYAKSKGNKTRIIGPNCPGLITPGQSNAGIIPGDITKPGRIGLVSKSGTLTYQMMYELRDIGFSSAVGIGGDPIIGTTHIDALAAFEADPDTDLIVMIGEIGGDAEERAADFIAKNVTKPVVGYVAGFTAPEGKTMGHAGAIVSGSSGTAAAKKEALEAAGVKVGKTPTETAKLAREILAG
- a CDS encoding cell division protein PerM is translated as MAGVTQMTDRRLSLSPLLTRMRHRSPGLGASLLGGALAAGLGLGSFAVLVMMLWISSPYPDSGPSGSLHVAAALWLLAHGVELIRTETLSGLPMPVGVTPLLLVVLPVWLLYRAVRGVADAEAEAEPGTVWTGVVGGYLTVGLAAALYCSGGELRPSWVWTAGCLPLLAGSAAGVGVWAAYGRAGFPVPARVRRLLAVLPAGVRRCAPQFFGASARAAGAGAAVLVGGGSLLVAVSLVWHGDTVRDSFAQLTEVWSGRFAVLLLCLALVPNAAVWGAAYGLGPGVVLGAGHVVGPLSAAGPGPLLPAFPLLAAVPVPVPEAVPGAVWSEVGMGVPVVAGMTVAWFLVTAGAPREGREAWSCGRVVVGGGVAAVLCGLVMAVLAGVAGGPLGVAALAHFGPVWWQVGGAVVVWTVGVGVPVGVGLWGWGLWRRREFSWSAWLTRPSWPSWGAWRSWFRVRRSRGEGGQVEPVAKGEPTPAVGVTSTVGAGPGSGSARDPSLEPYDLLPSDDMG
- a CDS encoding helix-turn-helix domain-containing protein, yielding MTRTPETPLPSPKERRRLREAQSLSQADVAAAVGVTRATVRSWENGRTTPRGTTRDAYARLLTGAEEVTPRQETPAPALVGAATGPVQTSPDRAEPTPEPPSETPPAPELAPQPEPALGRDPALGPKPELGPDAELEPLSPSLTPDQAFDALYAFCAPALVRQTYLLTGRRELARESVERAFQLAWHRWPEVAMDRDPAGWVRATAYEFALSPWHRLRPRHRNPEPPPAAPADRALLDVLLQLPPVYRRTLLLYDGVGLNLPETAAETEASTPAAANRLLHAREAVATRLPELAEPKELHRRLAEVASAERLRAAKPTTVRWGGEQRARHWTRAAIAFTVVLIGATTLTLRTAPDHYEPPLAPGATVHGVPPRVAPGPLSAEELALRAKLKGEMVSGPERLVPEAG
- the purN gene encoding phosphoribosylglycinamide formyltransferase, producing MAKTKRLVVLVSGSGTNLQALLDGIAAAGPEAYGAEIVAVGADRDGIEGLARAERAGIPTFVRRVKDYDTRDEWDGALAEAVSDHEPDLVVSAGFMKIVGKEFLARFGGRFVNTHPALLPSFPGAHGVRDALAYGARVTGCTVHFVDDGVDTGPIIAQGVVEVRDEDDESALHERIKEVERRLLVDVVGRLARNGYRIEGRKVVIQ